A portion of the Anoplopoma fimbria isolate UVic2021 breed Golden Eagle Sablefish chromosome 15, Afim_UVic_2022, whole genome shotgun sequence genome contains these proteins:
- the c15h2orf50 gene encoding uncharacterized protein C2orf50 homolog produces the protein MNNVPRVSSAGYRLPERANGTGPRTSAVPPADRTRHVRGDGAVPVRSDPETGDPVKQDRVWKEAVWSERRGARDWEKNWNFLRNYDQMGQLKTEEPLPSYVSLFSDRVPNTTNQMFGSRLSTPLGSDLVRLDRMSLWSGIHHKCKQDPEMLPC, from the exons ATGAACAACGTCCCGCGCGTGTCCTCCGCGGGCTACCGGCTACCGGAACGAGCCAACGGGACCGGGCCGAGGACGAGCGCGGTGCCGCCGGCGGACAGGACGCGTCACGTCAGAGGAGACGGCGCGGTGCCCGTGCGGTCCGATCCAGAGACGGGAGACCCCGTTAAACAGGACCGAGTGTGGAAGGAGGCGGTGTGGAGCGAGAGGAGGGGGGCGCGCGACTG GGAGAAGAACTGGAACTTCCTCAGGAACTATGATCAGATG gggcaGCTGAAGACCGAGGAGCCTTTACCCAGCTACGTGTCTCTCTTCTCCGATCGCGTCCCCAACACCACCAACCAGATGTTCGGCAGCAGACTCTCCACTCCTCTGGGGAGCGACCTGGTCAGACTGGACAGGATGTCCCTCTGGTCCGGGATCCACCACAAGTGCAAGCAGGACCCAGAGATGCTGCCCTGCTAG